One Planctomycetota bacterium genomic region harbors:
- a CDS encoding zinc ribbon domain-containing protein yields the protein MPTYDYRCDNCGHEVEVFQSITAKPLRKCPECGKNTFKRLIGTGAGVLFKGDGFWQTDYRSEGYKKAADAEKPKSETKSETKSDSAASSSDAKPAKPAESKPAKKPGKKPNKKD from the coding sequence ATGCCGACGTACGATTACCGCTGCGACAACTGCGGGCACGAAGTCGAAGTGTTCCAGTCGATCACCGCCAAGCCGCTCCGCAAATGCCCCGAGTGCGGCAAGAACACCTTCAAACGCCTCATCGGCACCGGCGCCGGCGTGCTCTTCAAGGGCGACGGCTTCTGGCAGACCGACTATCGCTCCGAGGGATACAAAAAAGCCGCCGACGCGGAAAAGCCCAAGTCGGAAACGAAGTCCGAAACTAAATCCGATTCCGCCGCGTCCTCCTCCGACGCCAAACCGGCCAAACCCGCCGAGTCCAAACCGGCGAAAAAGCCCGGTAAAAAGCCCAACAAGAAAGATTGA
- a CDS encoding alcohol dehydrogenase catalytic domain-containing protein, translating into MFNAYAAPKQGAPFQKFQYDPGRLNADEVEIKVAYCGICHSDLSMRDNEWGMTQYPFVGGHEVAGTVAAVGERVPHLKVGDTVGLGWFSQSCMHCDYCISGRHNLCATAEGVIVGRHGGFADRVRAHWGWVTKLPAGVDPKTAGPLFCGGITVFNPIVQHDLAPTARVGVIGIGGLGHMAIKFLDKWGCEVTAFSTSADKKAEAMSFGADEFVNTKDAGALEKVKGKFDLIINTTNANLNWQEYVGALASGGTLHTVGAVTGNFGVIGFSLIAGQKSLAGSPLGNPATVRKMLDFCARHKIEPITEHYKMSQINDAFEKLEHGSPRYRLVLEAD; encoded by the coding sequence ATGTTCAACGCCTACGCCGCGCCCAAGCAGGGCGCCCCGTTCCAGAAGTTTCAGTACGATCCGGGCCGGCTCAACGCTGACGAAGTCGAGATCAAGGTCGCCTACTGCGGCATCTGTCACAGCGACCTGTCGATGCGCGACAACGAATGGGGCATGACGCAGTATCCGTTCGTCGGGGGGCACGAAGTGGCGGGCACGGTCGCGGCGGTCGGCGAGCGCGTGCCGCATCTGAAGGTCGGCGACACGGTCGGCCTCGGATGGTTCAGCCAGTCGTGCATGCACTGCGACTACTGCATCAGCGGGCGTCACAATCTCTGTGCGACAGCCGAAGGCGTCATCGTCGGAAGGCACGGCGGATTCGCCGATCGTGTGCGGGCGCATTGGGGTTGGGTCACGAAACTCCCCGCCGGCGTCGATCCCAAAACCGCCGGCCCGCTTTTCTGCGGCGGGATCACCGTGTTCAACCCGATCGTGCAGCATGACCTGGCTCCCACCGCGCGTGTCGGCGTCATCGGCATCGGCGGACTGGGGCACATGGCGATCAAGTTCCTCGACAAATGGGGCTGCGAAGTGACGGCCTTCTCGACTTCCGCGGACAAGAAGGCCGAGGCGATGAGCTTCGGGGCGGACGAATTCGTCAACACGAAGGATGCGGGGGCGCTGGAGAAAGTCAAAGGCAAGTTCGACCTGATCATCAACACGACCAACGCCAACCTCAACTGGCAGGAATACGTCGGCGCGCTGGCCAGCGGCGGAACATTGCACACCGTCGGCGCGGTCACCGGCAACTTCGGCGTCATCGGTTTCTCGCTCATCGCCGGGCAGAAGTCGCTGGCGGGCAGCCCGCTGGGCAACCCGGCGACCGTGCGCAAGATGCTCGACTTCTGTGCGAGGCACAAGATCGAACCGATCACCGAACACTACAAGATGTCGCAGATCAATGACGCGTTCGAGAAACTCGAACACGGCAGCCCGCGCTACCGGCTGGTGCTTGAGGCGGATTGA